A genomic stretch from Streptomyces sp. QL37 includes:
- a CDS encoding carbohydrate ABC transporter permease — translation MTTATATPARHSARKPRKRGDRSPVASLALHLTLIVTSVIAVFPVLWVLLTSLKPAKFASTTDFFKETTFENYTNLIKDTEFLSWFANSVIVAGLSTVIGVFVSATTGYAVSRFRFPGKRGLMWTLLVTQMFPVAVLIVPIYNIMSTMGLLNQPAGLVITYLTISVPFCAWMMKGFFDTIPREIDESGQVDGLTPFGTFWRLILPLAKPGLAVTAFYSFITAWGEVAYASAFMVGDENLTLAGGLQKFVNQYGAQWGPMTAASVLIAIPAALVFLFAQKHLVTGMSAGAVKG, via the coding sequence TCGCCTCCCTGGCCCTGCACCTCACCCTGATCGTCACGTCGGTGATCGCGGTCTTCCCGGTGCTGTGGGTCCTGCTGACCTCGCTGAAGCCCGCGAAGTTCGCCTCGACCACGGACTTCTTCAAAGAGACGACCTTCGAGAACTACACGAACCTGATCAAGGACACCGAGTTCCTGAGCTGGTTCGCCAACTCCGTGATCGTCGCGGGGCTCTCCACCGTCATCGGTGTCTTCGTCTCCGCCACCACCGGCTACGCCGTCAGCCGCTTCCGCTTCCCCGGCAAGCGCGGGCTGATGTGGACCCTGCTGGTCACCCAGATGTTCCCGGTGGCCGTCCTCATCGTGCCGATCTACAACATCATGTCGACGATGGGCCTGCTCAACCAGCCGGCCGGGCTCGTCATCACCTACCTCACCATCTCGGTGCCCTTCTGCGCCTGGATGATGAAGGGCTTCTTCGACACGATCCCGCGCGAGATCGACGAGTCGGGACAGGTCGACGGGCTCACCCCGTTCGGCACGTTCTGGCGGCTCATCCTGCCGCTCGCCAAGCCCGGCCTCGCCGTGACCGCCTTCTACTCCTTCATCACCGCCTGGGGCGAAGTGGCGTACGCCTCCGCGTTCATGGTCGGTGACGAGAACCTCACCCTCGCCGGCGGACTGCAGAAGTTCGTCAACCAGTACGGCGCCCAGTGGGGCCCGATGACCGCGGCGTCCGTGCTCATCGCGATCCCGGCCGCCCTGGTCTTCCTCTTCGCGCAGAAGCACCTGGTCACCGGCATGTCCGCCGGAGCCGTCAAGGGCTGA